The Terrirubrum flagellatum nucleotide sequence CGCTGACCGGCGCGCTGAAATTCAAGGCGGCGCCGAACTATGCGACCCCGACGGATTCCGGCGGCGACAATATCTATGACGTGACCGTGCGCGCGAGCGACGGCGCCCATCACGACGATCAGGCGATCTCGGTCTCGGTTTCGAGCGTCAACAAGGCTCCGATCGCATACGCGAGCGGAACCGAGACGATTTCCCATTACGACGCCAAAGGAGGCGCGAAAGGCGCCGAGACGATCGCCAGCGCAGTGCGGACGGACGGCGACAAGACCGTTCAGGAATTCTCCAGCGGCGGACATCTCAAATCGGCCGACGTGGTGACGGACAAGAACGGCAAGGAGATCGCGGAGCATTACGACAGCGCCTGGAATTTCAGCGGCTCCGACGTCATCACTTTCGGAACCAAGATCACCGCCGAGCACTACGACGCGCAATGGAAACTGGCCTCGTCCGACGTGTTCTCGATGCAGAACGGCAAGGCGGTGGAGGAGCATTACGACGCGTTATGGAATTTCACCGGCGCGGATGTGGGCAGCTTCAAAAACGGCAAGGCCGTCGAAGAGCATTATGACAGCCATTGGCGCCTCACCGGCGCTGATGTGACCACGCAGAGCGCCGACAAGTCAGTGGTCGAGCACTATGACGCGGCCTGGAAGCTGGCCTCGATCGACGTGACCACGACGCCGCACCACGATGTCGCGCAGAATCCGATGGCGGACTGGCTGCTCGGGTTGGGCTGAACGCCCGCCGGACTCGCTCGCCGTCAGTTGCATAGTGAAACCGGCCGCGGGACAAATCGCCGCGGCCTCCCCTGCCCGGCGCGTGGGAACGGTCTCAAGGCCAAAATCGCCGGCTCAGCATCGATCGGATCCGTTACAATCTTAACGACCCTGTTAACTCCCCCTTGTTGCTGTGCAGCAGCGCGGCTATTAACGCACAGTTAACTGAGTGGCCTATGCCTGCTGTATCCGACAAAGGGCTGACCGTTGGTCAATGGGCCCGTCGAGCCTGGGTGAGCTACGACGCCGTCGGAGCCGCGATGTCGGCTGTCGATTTCGTTCTGATCCTCATGGCCGCCGAGATCGGAAGCTGGTTCTATCACAGCGTCGTCTCCGATCTTTCGCGTGATCCCTATCAATATGCGGCGATCGGCCTCGTGGCCGCGGCGCTCATCATTCCGCTGTCGCATGTGCGCGGCGTCTATCAGCCGCCGAAGATCAGGGATTTCACCGGGCAGGTGGTTTCGCTGCTGCTGGTGTGGGGCGGCAGCGTCGCGCTGCTCACGATCTGCGCGTTCGCGCTCAAGGTCGGCTCCCAGTTCTCGCGTGGCGGCACGCTGACCTTCGCCGCGCTGACGCTCCTGTCGCTCGCCGGCAACCGGCTTTTCTGGAAGCGTTATCTCGATCGCGGCCTCAGCGCCGGCGCGCTGGCGCCGCGACGCGTTGGCGTGATCACCGACGGTTCGCGCTTCGCAAGGAACGAACTGCCCGACCTGCTGCGCCGGTGCGGTTTCGAGATCGCCGAGGAGATGCTCCTCGATAATGTCAGCGACGGGCGGCGCGCCGCGGCGCGGCAGGCGGCCGAGCAGGCCGTCGCGCATTTCCGCGGCGCGCGCATCGACGAGATCATCGTCGCGACCTCATGGCGGCGTATGCCCTTCGTGATGCAGATGGAGCGCGGCCTGCGGGGACTGCCTCTGCCGGTGCGCTTCGTAATGGAGCCCGCGATCTCCGAGATCGCCAGCCGCCCGAAGCGCAGCATCGGCGATCTCTTGTCGCTCGAGATGCAGGCGGCGCCCATGAGCGTGCGCGAGCAGATGCTCAAGCGCGGGCTCGACATCGCCATCGCCTCGTTCGCGCTGCTGCTGCTGGCGCCGCTGCTGGTGATCGTCGCCCTGGCGATCAAGCTCGACAGCCCGGGACCGGCGCTGTTCCTGCAAATCCGGCGCGGCTTCAACAACCAGCCGTTCCAGATCATCAAGTTCCGCAGCATGTCGGTGATGGAGAATGGCGCGACCATCGCCCAGGCGAAGCGGCAGGATCCGCGCGTGACCCGCGTCGGCAAATGGATCCGGCGCACCAGCATCGACGAATTGCCGCAACTCTGGAACGTGCTGCGCGGCGAGATGTCGCTGGTCGGTCCCCGCCCGCACGCGGCCGCCCATGACAGCTTCTACGAGCGGGAGCTCGGCGGCTACGCCTTCCGCCAGCATGTGCTGCCGGGCCTGACCGGCTGGGCGCAGGTCAATGGCAGCCGCGGCGAGACGCCGACCATGGAAAGCATGGCGCGCCGCGTCGAGCTCGACACCTGGTATGTGAACAACCGCAGCATCTTCCTCGACATCAAGATCCTGTTCCTGACCGTCATCCAGGCCGTCAGCTCCAGGAACGCCTACTGATCCCGGCCTGATCGCCGGCCGCGCCGCGATGCGCACGCCCGGCCTTTCGGCGTTTCCTCACCAATTGCGATTTGCGCCTGTCGCGCGATCCGCGCATTGAACGCGCGAGCGTGAAATGCGGCGATTAAATGCGCGCGCTCATGGAAAGGCGTGATGGTCGAGGTTTGCCTGTTCACGAAATCCTGGCGATCCGGCGCGGCCTGGGTGGCGCAGCAGCTTGCGCAAGGGCTGGCGGAAGCCGGCGCGCACGTGACTTTCATCTCGCCCATGGCGGACCCGGCGACCCGCGAGCCGAAGCATGAGCGCGTCGTCAGGATCTTCACCCCGCGCGAACTCGTCGACGCCGGCAGCGGCCGCGCCGCGCGGATCGCCGCGACGCTGAAGCGCATCGGCAGAGGCGCCGCAGCTCTCATCGCGCAGAGGTTAAAGGCGAGAAACTATATCTTCAGCATCCCGGAGCCGCTGCCCTTCACGTTGCCGCTGTTCGCGCTTCTCAGGCTGACCGGCGCGCGGATCATCTTCATCGTGCATGACGCCATCCCCAACCA carries:
- a CDS encoding exopolysaccharide biosynthesis polyprenyl glycosylphosphotransferase, with the protein product MSYDAVGAAMSAVDFVLILMAAEIGSWFYHSVVSDLSRDPYQYAAIGLVAAALIIPLSHVRGVYQPPKIRDFTGQVVSLLLVWGGSVALLTICAFALKVGSQFSRGGTLTFAALTLLSLAGNRLFWKRYLDRGLSAGALAPRRVGVITDGSRFARNELPDLLRRCGFEIAEEMLLDNVSDGRRAAARQAAEQAVAHFRGARIDEIIVATSWRRMPFVMQMERGLRGLPLPVRFVMEPAISEIASRPKRSIGDLLSLEMQAAPMSVREQMLKRGLDIAIASFALLLLAPLLVIVALAIKLDSPGPALFLQIRRGFNNQPFQIIKFRSMSVMENGATIAQAKRQDPRVTRVGKWIRRTSIDELPQLWNVLRGEMSLVGPRPHAAAHDSFYERELGGYAFRQHVLPGLTGWAQVNGSRGETPTMESMARRVELDTWYVNNRSIFLDIKILFLTVIQAVSSRNAY